From Oxyura jamaicensis isolate SHBP4307 breed ruddy duck unplaced genomic scaffold, BPBGC_Ojam_1.0 oxyUn_random_OJ71914, whole genome shotgun sequence, the proteins below share one genomic window:
- the LOC118159743 gene encoding feather keratin 2-like, whose translation MSCYDICRPCGPTPLANSCNEPCVRQCEDSRVIIQPPTVLVTLPGPILSSFPQNTAVGSSASAAVGSNLSSQGVPISGGFGGYGLGGFGFGGLGCFNGGRACYPC comes from the coding sequence ATGTCCTGCTACGACATCTGCCGCCCCTGCGGACCCACCCCGCTGGCTAACAGCTGCAACGAGCCCTGTGTCAGGCAGTGCGAGGACTCCCGCGTCATCATCCAGCCTCCTACTGTGCTGGTCACCCTGCCAGGACCCATCCTCAGTTCCTTCCCCCAGAACACCGCCGTTGGATCCTCCGCATCAGCTGCCGTGGGCAGCAACCTCAGCTCCCAGGGAGTGCCCATCTCCGGGGGATTCGGAGGCTATGGCCTTGGAGGCTTTGGCTTCGGAGGTCTGGGCTGCTTCAACGGCGGAAGAGCCTGCTACCCCTGCTAA